Proteins encoded in a region of the Clostridium beijerinckii genome:
- the ubiE gene encoding bifunctional demethylmenaquinone methyltransferase/2-methoxy-6-polyprenyl-1,4-benzoquinol methylase UbiE, giving the protein MAEINVTDVEKIFSVIAKRYDMLNSILTLNIDRLWRRKAIKICNIKEGHQVLDLCCGTGQMINYECKAVGKNTTVIGVDFSQEMLNVGAKRLNQSLKDYTYELIKGSILELPFKENTFDCITIAFGLRNIPDKNKALSEMYRVLKPGGKVVCLELSKPNIPILKNIYDLYFNHVLPAVGSIGTGDKKAYYYLRDSVNNFMNKKQLKDALEKIGFKNSEYESLTFGIASIHYGTK; this is encoded by the coding sequence ATGGCTGAAATTAATGTAACAGATGTGGAAAAGATTTTTTCTGTTATTGCAAAGAGATATGATATGTTAAATTCAATATTAACTTTAAACATCGATAGATTATGGAGAAGAAAAGCAATAAAGATATGTAATATTAAGGAGGGGCATCAAGTATTAGATCTGTGCTGTGGTACAGGACAAATGATTAATTATGAATGTAAGGCGGTTGGAAAAAATACAACAGTTATCGGTGTAGATTTTAGCCAAGAAATGCTTAACGTTGGGGCGAAAAGGCTAAATCAATCATTAAAGGATTATACGTATGAATTAATTAAAGGCAGTATTTTAGAATTGCCCTTTAAAGAAAATACCTTTGACTGTATCACAATTGCTTTTGGGTTAAGAAATATTCCAGATAAAAATAAAGCATTATCAGAAATGTATAGAGTTTTAAAACCAGGAGGGAAAGTGGTATGCTTAGAGCTTTCTAAACCTAATATACCTATTTTAAAAAATATATACGACTTATATTTTAATCATGTGTTACCAGCAGTAGGTTCAATAGGTACAGGTGATAAAAAAGCGTATTATTATCTTAGAGATTCAGTAAATAATTTTATGAATAAAAAGCAGCTTAAGGATGCACTTGAGAAGATAGGTTTTAAAAATTCAGAATATGAATCTTTAACTTTTGGAATTGCATCTATACATTATGGGACTAAATAA
- a CDS encoding CPBP family intramembrane glutamic endopeptidase, with the protein MERQKSKNKVIISSLIIATILWFVIFVLKPFNFWIEMGVSILALVMVALFSEKNLISFRNIKLRHILIGIISAIILYFVFYAGNIISGYLFPFKDAQIASVYSNRAQGNSLLIGALLLFIIGPGEEIYWRGFIQNNLAKKFGEDKGYIFATLLYAGVHIITLNFMLVVAALVCGIYWGWIYKKEKSLVPIIISHAIWDFTVFVLFPLM; encoded by the coding sequence TTGGAGAGACAGAAAAGTAAGAATAAGGTCATTATATCTTCGTTAATTATAGCTACAATATTGTGGTTTGTAATATTCGTATTAAAACCATTTAATTTTTGGATTGAAATGGGAGTATCAATATTAGCGTTAGTAATGGTAGCTTTGTTTTCTGAAAAGAACTTAATTTCATTCAGAAATATAAAGTTAAGACACATATTAATCGGAATTATTTCAGCAATAATATTGTACTTTGTTTTTTATGCTGGAAATATAATTTCGGGATATTTATTTCCATTTAAAGATGCCCAAATTGCATCAGTTTATAGCAATAGAGCACAAGGAAATTCATTACTTATTGGAGCTCTACTATTATTTATAATAGGGCCAGGAGAAGAAATATATTGGCGTGGATTTATACAAAACAATCTTGCAAAAAAATTTGGAGAAGATAAAGGATATATATTTGCAACGCTATTGTACGCTGGTGTTCATATAATTACATTGAACTTTATGCTTGTGGTAGCTGCTTTAGTATGTGGAATATATTGGGGATGGATTTATAAGAAAGAAAAAAGCCTTGTTCCAATAATAATATCTCATGCAATTTGGGATTTTACTGTATTTGTTTTGTTTCCACTAATGTAA